A section of the Triticum dicoccoides isolate Atlit2015 ecotype Zavitan chromosome 7A, WEW_v2.0, whole genome shotgun sequence genome encodes:
- the LOC119329500 gene encoding chaperone protein ClpB1-like, producing the protein MIARTTLRGMFKHRLKEAIKQAEDEGGKLILFIDEMHMLIGAGDRSGTADTANILKPALARGRFRCIGATTSQEYYRYIEQDVAFERRFQKVEIGEPSMQTTIAILRGLKQKYQEHHGVEIDDEALVAAVELAARYITGRIFPDKAIDLMDEACTAVKLRVSKQKEINAPGEILIVSRWTGIPITTLDQEEEKLTRLIDRLHERVVGQNEAVSLVAQAVLRSRVGIDKAGQPICSFPFLGSIGVGKTELAKALAEKLFSNEKMLVHVDMSEYAESGSLSRLIGGPRRYEEEGQLTEIVRRRPYSVILFDEVDKANPSILKVFVQLLNDGMLVDGKGRDVDFKNTIIIMSSNLGSEHLSAEVAMENARDLLMKEIEKCFKPDLINRLSEIAIFEPLSHNKLREIVNIQMKSIVAMMANKCVSLSVTDATMEVILSESHDMVHGARNIKMWVRKHVMIILSNMLVNREACKGSTISIDASDDKRGLKYQVL; encoded by the exons ATGATCGCGAGGACCACCCTGCGCGGCATGTTCAAGCACCGCTTGAAGGAGGCCATCAAGCAGGCCGAGGACGAAGGCGGTAAATTGATCCTCTTCATCGACGAGATGCACATGCTCATTGGCGCAGGCGATCGAAGCGGCACCGCGGACACCGCCAACATCCTCAAGCCGGCGTTGGCCCGTGGTCGCTTCCGCTGCATTGGTGCTACCACCTCTCAGGAGTATTACAGGTACATTGAGCAGGATGTGGCGTTCGAGCGGCGGTTCCAAAAGGTTGAAATCGGGGAGCCGAGCATGCAAACGACCATTGCCATCCTGCGGGGGCTGAAGCAGAAGTACCAAGAGCACCATGGCGTGGAAATCGACGACGAGGCTCTTGTTGCCGCTGTAGAGCTTGCTGCCCGTTATATTACCG GTCGCATATTTCCTGATAAAGCAATTGATCTCATGGACGAGGCGTGCACTGCGGTAAAGTTGCGTGTAagcaaacaaaaagaaataaaTGCACCGGGGGAGATACTG ATTGTGAGCCGGTGGACTGGAATTCCTATCACTACACTTGATCAAGAGGAGGAAAAACTGACTCGTCTAATAGATAGACTTCATGAGCGAGTAGTTGGACAGAATGAAGCAGTTAGTTTGGTTGCACAAGCAGTGCTACGTTCTAGGGTCGGCATTGATAAAGCAGGTCAACCGATATGTTCTTTCCCCTTTTTGGGCTCGATTGGTGTTGGAAAGACAGAACTTGCTAAAGCTCTTGCCGAGAAGCTATTTAGTAATGAGAAAATGTTAGTTCATGTTGACATGTCTGAATATGCTGAGAGTGGATCTTTGTCGCGTCTCATTGGAGGACCTCGACG CTATGAAGAAGAGGGACAACTCACTGAGATTGTCAGGCGCCGGCCATATAGTGTTATCCTTTTTGACGAGGTGGATAAGGCAAACCCCTCAATACTCAAGGTTTTTGTTCAACTCCTCAATGATGGTATGTTGGTTGATGGCAAAGGACGAGATGTAGATTTCAAGAATACAATCATTATTATGAGCTCAAATCTAGGATCAGAGCACCTATCAGCTGAAGTGGCGATGGAAAATGCACGTGATCTTCTCATGAAAGAG ATTGAGAAATGCTTCAAGCCTGATCTTATCAACAGATTAAGCGAGATTGCGATATTTGAGCCGCTTTCACACAACAAATTGAGGGAAATTGTGAACATTCAAATGAAGAGTATTGTTGCCATGATGGCAAATAAATGTGTTTCTCTATCTGTGACAGATGCCACCATGGAAGTCATTTTGTCGGAATCACACGATATG GTGCACGGTGCGAGGAATATAAAGATGTGGGTACGAAAGCATGTGATGATAATTCTTTCAAATATGTTAGTTAATAGAGAAGCATGTAAAGGCTCAACGATCTCCATAGATGCCAGTGACGATAAGAGAGGGTTGAAGTACCAAGTATTGTAG